One genomic region from Phycisphaerales bacterium encodes:
- a CDS encoding glycoside hydrolase family 38 C-terminal domain-containing protein: MSDAHDDCLARCQEVEAILDSAAWSVNVPLDVSIYQCQDPISYQTATQQSYLPFELGERWGPAWSTAWFHVTGSQPSKLAGQPVYLRFSSSTEALLWQDGVPRQGFDINRDWALISDAGVEEAEVSLFIEAACNASLGTTTFWWDSDETKTQWEESEPGCLKQCALAHRNEHAWQLRTRLEFARLTLMTVGHGHALGKLATQLIHRVCDIVEKNQSHLTGKQIDHAIDVLSMLGSQDQLSKDVCVIATGHAHIDTAWLWPIRETRRKCIRTFANVLRLMERKDSQRFCFTATQPQQYQWVMQDAPALFKQIDQRIKEGRWEVSGAMWIEPDCNVPSGEALIRQILHAAKFNIEHFGEEHQPSFLFLPDTFGFPASLPQIMKLAGINLFITNKLSWSQTTGFPFMTFRWRGIDGTEVVSQQTPGHDYNAKLDPERLLAGQQRARSKAGGRGLPYLQPFGFGDGGGGPTVEMIARVGLANELAEMPNVEFGDMRHFASELLTQVASSNTLPLHDGELYLELHRGTLTTHRRLKQANRRAEERLRLAEVLCMMNGGIHVDERTSLQEAWRLTLLNQFHDILPGSSIANVYVDAHRDHEEVKNRTDEIVGSQLDRLISTLTVSDENTQLAVVNSTSHVQQAVVEYEGELSYVAGLDPMSVTIVDQINPKLPQPVVTTERSLDNGVLRVVLNDLGQISSLTGASFEGNACAQDQSLNQLVLYDDQPEYWEAWDIDESYLEHPKPLNDSPEKIEVEVDHPLRGCVRVERQFGVSSRIVQRYILNAASARLDIQTEIQWGESQKLLRALMPVAVNARWATCDIQFGHMRRMTGRNSAWQRARFEFCCHRWMDVSQPGLGVALLNDGVYGHSCHDNMMGLSLVRGSQFPDATADLGVHSLSYSLLPHGGDWRQANVDGQAAALNEPITVKKINSHTPQTDTGGTSARPIELSTSDGGPVEIACLKVAEQGDGTVLRLVETRGRNVEVQVHWQSPISDVALVDLRERPLTGVVNHDGVSHQTSLSMRPFEIVTLLAH; encoded by the coding sequence GTGTCTGACGCCCATGACGATTGTCTAGCACGTTGCCAAGAAGTTGAGGCGATCCTTGATTCGGCGGCTTGGTCAGTCAATGTGCCGTTGGACGTGTCTATTTACCAGTGCCAAGATCCGATCTCATATCAAACAGCAACTCAGCAATCCTATCTTCCCTTTGAGCTGGGTGAGCGATGGGGACCGGCGTGGTCAACCGCGTGGTTTCATGTCACAGGAAGCCAACCAAGCAAGCTTGCGGGACAGCCGGTGTACCTTCGTTTCTCAAGCAGCACTGAGGCATTACTTTGGCAAGATGGTGTGCCTCGGCAAGGTTTCGATATCAATCGTGATTGGGCGCTGATCTCTGACGCAGGTGTTGAAGAGGCAGAGGTGTCACTTTTTATCGAAGCGGCCTGTAATGCATCCTTGGGCACCACTACGTTTTGGTGGGACAGTGATGAAACAAAAACCCAGTGGGAAGAGTCTGAACCTGGCTGTCTCAAACAGTGTGCGCTGGCACACCGGAATGAGCACGCATGGCAGCTCCGTACACGACTCGAGTTTGCCCGGCTCACATTAATGACCGTAGGTCATGGCCACGCATTGGGAAAACTTGCGACGCAGTTGATTCATCGTGTGTGTGACATCGTTGAGAAGAATCAATCGCATCTGACTGGTAAGCAGATTGACCATGCAATTGATGTCTTATCGATGCTTGGGTCTCAAGATCAGTTGTCTAAAGATGTTTGCGTGATTGCGACTGGCCATGCTCATATTGATACGGCCTGGCTCTGGCCAATTCGAGAAACAAGACGTAAGTGCATTCGCACCTTCGCAAATGTCCTGCGTTTAATGGAACGCAAGGACAGTCAGCGTTTCTGTTTTACGGCCACACAGCCACAGCAGTACCAGTGGGTCATGCAAGACGCGCCCGCGTTGTTCAAGCAGATTGATCAGCGCATCAAAGAGGGACGATGGGAAGTGAGTGGTGCGATGTGGATCGAGCCAGACTGTAATGTGCCGTCTGGCGAGGCGCTCATTAGACAAATTCTGCATGCCGCGAAGTTCAACATCGAGCACTTTGGCGAGGAACACCAGCCATCATTTCTTTTTCTGCCTGATACATTTGGGTTTCCTGCCTCACTTCCACAAATAATGAAGCTGGCTGGAATCAATCTCTTTATTACCAATAAGCTGTCATGGAGTCAGACCACAGGCTTTCCTTTTATGACATTCCGATGGCGTGGCATTGATGGTACAGAAGTGGTGTCTCAACAAACGCCGGGGCATGACTACAACGCGAAGCTTGATCCCGAACGTCTTTTAGCAGGACAACAGAGAGCTCGTAGTAAGGCAGGCGGCAGAGGTCTTCCGTATCTACAACCGTTTGGTTTTGGTGATGGTGGTGGTGGACCAACTGTTGAGATGATCGCAAGGGTTGGTCTTGCAAATGAATTGGCCGAAATGCCCAACGTCGAGTTTGGGGACATGCGTCATTTTGCTTCGGAACTATTGACTCAAGTGGCCTCTAGTAACACACTTCCACTGCATGATGGCGAACTGTATTTAGAACTTCACCGGGGTACCCTCACAACACATCGCCGACTCAAGCAAGCCAATCGGCGAGCGGAAGAACGCCTTCGACTTGCTGAAGTGCTATGTATGATGAATGGGGGCATTCATGTCGATGAGCGAACCTCGCTGCAAGAAGCATGGCGTTTAACATTGCTGAATCAATTCCATGACATACTTCCTGGAAGCAGTATTGCCAATGTGTATGTCGATGCTCATCGTGATCATGAAGAAGTTAAAAATCGCACTGATGAGATTGTGGGCAGCCAGTTGGATCGGCTCATAAGTACGTTGACAGTGAGCGATGAGAACACACAGTTAGCAGTGGTGAATTCAACTTCTCATGTTCAGCAGGCGGTTGTTGAATATGAAGGTGAATTATCTTATGTCGCTGGTCTTGATCCAATGAGTGTGACGATCGTTGATCAGATCAATCCAAAGTTACCACAACCGGTGGTCACAACGGAGCGCTCATTAGACAACGGCGTACTTCGTGTGGTGTTGAATGATCTTGGGCAGATTTCATCTCTGACTGGTGCGTCTTTTGAGGGTAATGCGTGCGCACAGGATCAAAGCCTGAATCAATTGGTGCTCTATGACGATCAGCCTGAGTACTGGGAAGCATGGGATATTGATGAGTCTTACTTGGAACATCCAAAGCCGCTTAATGATTCGCCTGAAAAAATAGAGGTCGAAGTGGATCATCCACTGCGAGGGTGTGTCCGAGTGGAGCGACAATTCGGCGTATCGAGTCGCATTGTGCAGCGATATATCTTAAATGCAGCAAGTGCTCGATTGGATATCCAAACAGAGATTCAGTGGGGTGAATCACAGAAGTTGTTGAGAGCGTTGATGCCCGTTGCAGTAAATGCTCGTTGGGCCACATGCGACATTCAGTTTGGTCATATGCGCCGAATGACGGGCCGCAACAGTGCTTGGCAGCGAGCCCGATTCGAGTTTTGTTGTCATCGATGGATGGATGTATCACAGCCTGGCTTGGGAGTGGCTTTACTTAATGATGGGGTGTATGGCCACTCATGTCATGACAACATGATGGGTTTGTCACTGGTGCGTGGTTCTCAGTTTCCTGATGCGACGGCTGACCTCGGTGTTCACAGTTTGAGCTATAGCCTCTTGCCACATGGCGGTGATTGGCGCCAGGCGAATGTTGATGGTCAAGCTGCTGCGTTGAATGAGCCAATAACAGTCAAGAAAATCAACAGTCATACACCCCAAACAGACACGGGCGGCACCTCGGCGCGGCCCATCGAACTAAGTACTTCTGATGGTGGCCCAGTAGAAATTGCATGCCTCAAGGTTGCTGAGCAAGGTGATGGAACAGTGCTTCGTCTTGTTGAAACCCGAGGCCGCAATGTGGAGGTGCAAGTACACTGGCAGTCCCCCATCAGCGATGTTGCCTTGGTTGATCTTCGTGAACGGCCATTGACTGGGGTTGTCAATCATGATGGTGTATCACATCAAACCAGCCTCTCGATGCGGCCCTTTGAGATCGTGACACTCCTCGCTCACTAG